One Littorina saxatilis isolate snail1 linkage group LG1, US_GU_Lsax_2.0, whole genome shotgun sequence genomic window carries:
- the LOC138963106 gene encoding uncharacterized protein, whose translation MMKLSLLCLLSTLALAQTGYIPHFPSLYYHGFGFGSGFGGAGTGVGVGFGGARTGAGVGFGGAGSGLGVGFGGAGTGLGVGFGGAGTGVGVGFGGAGTGVGVGFGGAGTGVGVGFGGAGTGPGFGFGGSGTGSGLGFGGAGRGFNLAGLGSGFGPGIGGGFGPGFGGGFGPGFGGGFGPGFGGGFGRGFGGGFGPGFGRAGRGFYFGGGRRGFFGFGDDDDFFDDDFFDDDFFDDDFFEDRFGFDD comes from the coding sequence ATGATGAAGCTGTCTCTCTTGTGTCTGTTGAGCACCCTTGCTCTCGCTCAGACTGGATACATCCCCCATTTTCCTAGCCTGTACTACCATGGCTTTGGTTTTGGCTCCGGATTCGGAGGAGCTGGCACTGGTGTTGGTGTAGGCTTTGGAGGCGCTCGCACAGGTGCTGGGGTAGGCTTTGGAGGCGCTGGTTCAGGCCTTGGCGTAGGCTTTGGAGGAGCTGGTACAGGTCTTGGTGTAGGCTTTGGGGGAGCTGGCACAGGTGTAGGCGTAGGATTTGGAGGAGCTGGTACAGGTGTTGGCGTAGGATTTGGAGGAGCTGGTACAGGTGTTGGCGTAGGATTTGGAGGAGCTGGAACAGGCCCTGGCTTTGGTTTCGGAGGATCTGGAACAGGTTCTGGCCTCGGCTTTGGCGGAGCTGGAAGGGGATTCAATCTTGCCGGTTTAGGTAGCGGTTTTGGCCCAGGTATTGGAGGAGGTTTTGGTCCAGGTTTTGGAGGAGGTTTTGGTCCAGGTTTTGGAGGAGGTTTTGGTCCAGGTTTTGGAGGAGGTTTTGGTCGCGGTTTCGGAGGAGGTTTTGGTCCAGGTTTTGGAAGAGCTGGAAGGGGATTCTATTTTGGCGGTGGGCGTCGCGGTTTCTTTGGGTTCGGTGACGACGACGACTTCTTCGACGACGACTTCTTCGACGATGACTTCTTCGACGACGACTTCTTCGAGGACAGATTCGGCTTCGACGACTAG